Genomic DNA from Macadamia integrifolia cultivar HAES 741 chromosome 6, SCU_Mint_v3, whole genome shotgun sequence:
ggtatatatatatatatatatataatacaccCCCCATCAATTGGAGGTGATTTGAGTAAAGAATATGAgctatttttaagatttttggTGGTGTTGAACAGTGCATACAAGATTGGTTTCCCAtacctgatttcttctcttctcttatgtTCTTTTATCATCTCTTTATCCATACGTtgtctcttttcttcctccctaGCACATCAatctcatctcttttctgtCCCGTTCCATCAATCTGATTCTCACTTAACAAATGCTTCCTTCATTTCAGATCTGATCATAGGCTTGATCATTTTAGATTGCATTACTTAGTGTTGGGACTACAAAGGGAGAGTCATAGAATGCCTGACAGCCTAAGGATCTAAAAATTCATAATGTTCAAGTAGCGTGAATAATTTTGAAATACCATCAGTAAATTTCATAAAATCAGGAttttttccagttttagtaGTTTTTGGTTCATAGAAATCACTAGTGGTGGTTAATATGATTCACTCCATTAGATGCATTTTCTCAAGTAGATCAGAAAAGTAAATGTCTCTGCCTGTTATTCTGTCTATTCATCATTGCAACTGCAGGTCAATGGTATGAAGGGTGGCCTGTGAACTTTGATTTCTACTACAGAGTGTtagctggtttttttttttttttttttttagtaattccAGAGTCTTAATAAGTATGGAGAGAACTACGTTGAGTACTGCTGGTTCTTTTTGTCACCTATATGCCCTTTTCTTGTTGATACTTAGTTTGCTTGGTATTTGATTTGTTTTGAAATCCAAATAGTTGAGGTCCTGGAAACACTATTTGAGAATAGAGAAGTGTCTACATCaaattctatcaaaattttTGTTTAACTCGTAGCTTGGAAGCAAGAGGTCCAATTTCACCCTGATGTTGGTTCTTCAAGTTCTTGGTTTCCACATATTTACCATTGTTGTATATTTACAGAAGTGCCCCTCAAAATGAGAGATCATTTCCATTTGAAGGAACTTTTGTAAATTGAATCCTGCTGAACACTGCAACTTTTGGCCATTTTGTAAGGGCAAAGTTTATCTGAACGGAAcggcccaaattttgtggactgGTAGAATCCAAAGGTCCCCGCCTacttgtcaagtttcagccttTTCCAAGTGGCAAAATGTTTCTAGGGACTACAGGATGGTGCCTGAGCTACATGGATGgctgaaaaaaatatttggatgcatgccaatacaggGGATGGTATTGTATTGAGTTAGGTTCTGAAATCTAAATAATTCAGACCTATACCTATCTATCCAATGGTCTGAGCATCCTGCCACACAGCTAAAAATAGGAAATCATCCCTTTTTTCTGTGTAATGCTAGTGTGGTAAGAGATCTATATTTTACTAGAAGTTTGTTATGATATGATTTTGTGCTCTTACCCCCCCCTTTTGGTGTCAAGTTTTGGGTCATTTAAAGATCGCATATGCGGTGCAAATTCTGAAGTTCAATAAGTCCTCcccttccccactttaccaaaTGATACTGCTTTAGATATGTATTCTTCTTTGTTATTCTCTGTCTTGGATCCTTTTTGGTTGTTTTATGGGTTATATAATGTTTTATTGGTAACTTACACATGAAATAGTACTGCTTgacttgttcttattttttatttaatcctgaCTGTATGATTATCAGAATTGTGTAAAAGATAGGTGCAACCTTAAAAGAACACTATGATAAATGTTGTGTTTTATTGTTCAGGTAGAGAGAGTCTCTCACCGGGATAACCTTCGGAGTTTTGTTCAGAAATCAGAGAACCTGGAGAAACAATGCTTGGAGAAGGCGATAAAATCATATTGTGAGCTCCGCGTGCTACCCTATAATGAAACCAAGACTGTCGTATTTTGAAGGGAAAATGGAATGGACAAAATTTAATGTCGAGTGAATTGTACAATGTATCTGCTGCCAATTGTTATATAAAATTCGTTTCTGTTGTCTCACCAATATCAGCATTTATATTCAGTTTCCGTATACTATTTCTCTGGTCTGCCATTGGTCTTAAGATTCAGCTGAATATTTTGCACAGATCATCATCAAGGATCTCAGAGAAAGGGACTTGGAACTTGGAAAGTCTGACTGAATactaataataaatttttttatgtttgtaTACAATTTTTCTACCATTCTATCAAAATGCTCAGAAGAATCAACATTGACTAAGCGCACTTTGAATGACATGTTTGACTTTCCAATTGAGAATTATTAGGTTATTTTGTCTTAACACAGTTTGGTTCAGTTGATTCAGCCAATTCAATTTGCTCAGGCAATGGGATGAGCTCCTACTTTGAGGATTGGTGCTTGATTTTCAGTACAGATTCAAtgggggaagaaaaagagaaggagcaACTGGGTTTTGGTAGTGAAAAAATATTGCCCGTGAGGCAATGACTAGGAAATGCCTTTTTGATAATGTTAATATGCTGTATAAATACTGCTAGACCATGTAGtccttgtttttcttatttattagagaaagaaagagaaggagcaATGATGATCCTGCACGTATTTCATGTATATTTGACTGATGGATTTAAAAACCTTGTGAATTGACTTGGGTTTCGGGCGTGGTTGTGGGTGTATTGACTGTCTCTTTTGTTGTACTTGGTTATTCCTTATCTCGGGGACCAAATTGATTATTGAGCAATCAAAATTGTGACACGTGTACCTGAAGTTATTCCTGTAATAGGATCACCTTTGGTAGAGTTATTGCATGGAAGTGCTAGTGAACTTAGAAAAGTATTATCATTTCCTAGAGTTATTATCAAAATGATAGTGCAAGTGAAGGCCGTGTTTGGTATGCCTTGCAGGTTGGTAATGCATtctaagaaatcataccaaattgaACATTAATCCTCTACCCATGATCTTAAACGTCTGGACCTactatttatatattatatatttgtaaTATTATCTTTTCAATCTCAATATTTTGTGGTTCCTAGGCACTTCATTCCCTAAAGATCTCAACTCTAAAAATCGTGGTTAGAAAATGAACAGTACAACTATATTTTGTAAGCGTTCGGAATCTTACAATGGATTTTTTTCATGAATTTAGGCTGCATGTGGGAGGATTTCTAGGAATGCTTTATCGACCTAGAATGTATTTCAAGAGTCCATAGCAAACGTAACAGAGTTGAGCCATCTCGAAGAAAATCAATCCAGGGCAACCTGTAAAATTCGAAAACAGCTCAACCTGGCAAAGGTACAGTAATCGGAATCGAACTGAACCCTAGAAATCAAGTATGAATTGGTTGATTCAAATGGATCCATCAATTCCGATCCGATTCTTCGAACCATGGTTACTGCAGGCGGGCCCTGCTTGGTCATATTCTCGTAACGGCTCTGAGCTTGGACTTGGGCCTGATATTCAAGCCCATGTGTTCCCTAAAGTTAAAAAGGTGTTAGACCACGGGCTGCACCAGGAGTCCAGGACCCATGCCCAAGCCCACCTTGGGCCTGTGTAGATCAGAGTATTAGACCAAAAGTTTGTGATCCCCATCATTGCACAACTGGTCCACCTGCCTGTGGCCcactcaaggttttaaaacatgATCACAGATTCACAAAGTTGAAGGATAGCTCTCGGCCTCTATGCTACTGTACCGTTTACATCTAGGAGTAAGAATGTCAGGAAAACTCCTCCGATGCACTTTTCAGAAATTGAACATTCGGCATctttgctctaataccatgttcgCTATCATTTCATCTAAAAACTCAAACTATTAAGGTATGATAAcgtaaatgtatacatcaacaccaATTTCATCCTTTAACAATACCAGTGAAGAAATTCCCAAGAGTCTTCTTGGCCCCTTGAAGGCATCTGCACAAGGTTCTATTGTTCTAATGGGCCTTGGTCTTCCCTCATCCATGTGGGTTGCAGGGTCTTCCTTGGGCCGAGGTTTCCTactttaccccaaaaaaaaaaaaaaaaaNNNNNNNNNNNNNNNNNNNNaaaaaaaaaaataataataataataataataataaaaccaaGTCTTGGCAGATCTATGATCTGGGATAACAGAAAATGTCagtgaattttttttagtatttagTGATAATATCTATAGCCCACAGCTTCTCACATATACATATTTAAGCAGAGAAAAATTTCAGTTAATATTTAACAATTCCATGGAGGTTGTCTGTTTCTTTAATACAGCCAGCTTGGTGTAGCAGACTTCTAATTCCATCCACCCATTTCTGTTTTTGGACCTTGCTCTTGCACCTGAACTCTAGAAGACCCTGTGCAGTTCTCAATCCAAAGCAGTCTCCTTCTACACCCTCCTTTTCTTTCATTGTTGGCCAAGCTGAAATCTCATCACAAACACTGTAAACAGTACCTGGTATCAATAATCATGCATCAGAATGTTAGGATATGTGACATTCCAAGAAGGAAACTTTCTTATTCCTGGATGTAAACCAATACTCCAATACCAGAAATATACAGAAGAAGCTTTTGATTTGACCCTTCAAGTAATACAAAAAATCCTTAAATGACCATAGCCTGAAAATGGAATcaaactttcctttttctcaacAGTCATTTGTTCATCCAGGTAATACTTAAATGGATATAGGTCTCAACTTGGCCTCTGAATCATTGATAAGGTCAATTGGTCTATAAGCTACATTGTAAAATGATTTAAAATGGATGTATATTCAGTATGAATCATCAGATAATCCAATCCTTAATGCTCATTAGTTCAGATCCATCACTAGAAGATTGGAAACCAATAAGCACACAATCTTCTCATCAAAATTAAGCAATCTAGCACAAAATCTAATGAAATACAGTTTGGTTTTATTGATAGTTGGAACTGAAAGCTTACATTTATCCCTCTTACAAAAGGCTCCTCCAACATGTTTGCTTTTGAGTTTAGCCATGACCTATGAATTTGATATAGAATTAGGAAGGCACAGTACATTTCTTAGATGCTATTCAATtatcaaaattcagtttttcctcttctttatgAGCTTTTTATTACCTGCGAGTTCTTGTTGAGGTAGATGGTGACTTGCATCCAGCGCAGCACACCTGCAAATTCCGGTAGAAAGTTCTTAAGGTTTAGTTTCTCTTCATGAATTTTCAGTTAGGTAAAGCAAAAGACCTTTGCATTCAGGAACAGCTAAGAAAATTAGATGGATTTGCATAGAATTCCTATTTTTAAACTAATTAAGAAGCTGATATCAATTAAATAAACTCGAAAGCAGTATGATTCTATGTTTATATGGAATGTGACTGATTCTTTCTCAACATAAAGCCTACATTAATTTATACCCAGTAAATGTGAGGCAGAGCTTGAATATCAAGTGGATAGTTGTGATTGCCTGACTGGGAAAATTCTTATTCAGCTTAGGAGTTGTACAAACCTTCTATACACTCAATACTCATGTCTATTCTGTTTTAGTTTTCACAGTGATTGTCAAGTAAGCAGAAAAAGCTTTTCTATTACTCAAATTCAAGCTAGATTGGTTACCTTTTCTTGTTTGTTGAAGAAGTTCACCTTTGCAGGGAGAATTCTGGATCTCCATTTCATTCTGACAAGCAGTAGAAGAACAGGTTGGACTAGCACCTCTGTCATGAGGACTTATTGCTGCATGATTCCTCACTTCCTTGGAAACTCTTGTTTTCAAGGCAGCAGCTCCGCGCAAGGCTTAGTTAAGAGAAAACAAGTACTTTAATGAATGAATAACAGCTGATAGACTATATGGATACTTCATCAGTGTAGTTAGTGACCAAATTTGTCATATTTTGGCATAATCAATGGAAAAATCCAAACAAATATAGCAGATACCTGTGGCAGCAGCAGCTGTGAGGGTCATTAGATCACCCGGAGTTCTAACATCCACTGCTGATCTGATGACAGACGCCACCCGATCATGATCAGCTCCTGTCAATTCAGCAATCTCGATGCAGTGTGATGCTAAGAGCTCTGTAGCTGATGCCACAGCTGCAGTCACCTTTGAGCTTTTACCATTGGAGTTTTCTGCTGCAGCCACAGCAGCTAAGGCTGCAGCAACTCCTGCCACAGAAAGGGCAGCATGGATACGAGCATTTTCTATCCTggccttctctttcttcttgttagTGTTGGACTCCATGCTATGAAACCATTTTCCAACCAGTGGTATTCGCCGACCGTTAACTGGATTAACTATTCCCCACATCTGCAAAGAGTAACAGAGTATCACAGTAAGGGTTTGGTTGGATTTTTACAATCCATCTTTTACTGCCAGTGATCCCGATGCATCAGACCTTTGAAACAAGAATATGAAAGTGAAAGCCAGAAAAAAGAAGCAAGATTGAGATGTTTCTTTCCCATTAATCCAACAATCCAATTGGTTCTCCCTTCATTCAAATCAATATATGATCAGATGAATGCAATTCAGCTATGATTCATCATCCAGTACTATAATCAACAAACAAAGCAATCCTGCTCTGGGATAATGGGAGAATTGTAAACTTTTCAAATTGCGACCGATCTTTTTTATGGTGAAATTTATGTAACTAAGCTGCTAGTTCTTGCAATTCAAGTTCTAtaggaaaaattttcaaacttagagccAAATGCCATTTTCAAGTGGGCTGATGGTACTCAAGAAAAGAGAGGATGTTAAGGGGATCTTACATAATGTGACTCCATAATGGTCTCCGGAATTGAGACTGTATATGGATTCTTGTCGAGAAAACGACATTCCTGTTTGTGAGCCAGAGCTTTTGAGATTTCAGAAGCAGAGATGCTCCATGATCTTGACAAGAACTCCATGGGCTCTTTGGGTGTCTGGGGTGGAGGGATTGATGATAATACCTGTATGTCCAGCTCTTCATCCTCCTTTACATTCTCTAACCCATTAAGTCCCATAGAAGTGTTCTTCCAGCTCAAATATCTACCACTCTCcatcctttctctctctatagtTTCTTTTCTTACAGACAGGCTGGATCAGGACAATCAAATATAGAGTTTGACACCTCTATTACTATGTTTCACAAGTTTATATAGACAAGTAAACATAGGAGGGACAACTTAGACTATGAAGCAGAGAATGAAATCTTGTGCTTGGTGTCAACCATGAATTCAGGTAGAGTTTTTACTAAACTGTTACGGACTCTCAGCTTGAAAAGTGGTTAAAGTTAAGGAAGTGTCACAGACCCAATGATTCACTGGTTGGTTCTAATCTAAATCTCCAGCAAACATTCTCCTCGTTAAATGGCATCTGCTCGTGTAACACATCACCTCAGATCTCCCTGTGGGTGTTAATAATATATTGACATAGTGGGCTCTGTGTTAGTCTTTTGTGGGGTTTAGTGCATAATGACTTCCTGTAGTTGAATGCGTGAGACTGACGGTAGAAATGGGGTGAAGGAATGAAGTAGTCCATAGGCCACATTCATCACTCTCTTGGGCTTTGAGGAACCTAAGAAAAGCATATAAAAGGTGTCCTAAaaggtgtgttttttttttccttattaacTCTAATCCTTATAAACTACTAATAATCAAATCTACTTTGGTTTTCCTGAGTGATTTCCTTTGGGATACATATCTTTTGAAGACCCACATAGAGGCTACACCTCTAGGCTTTAGGTCTTTAACTAGGGGAGGTCAGTCAACAGACTCCGAAACTTCCTGTCAACCCGAAAACCCGGCATGGTCTGTGGGTTGACATGAAACAAGAACCCAATTGGGTATTTAAGATGATGATCATAGTTTTATGCGAGTATTAGCCAATCAATCTTGCCCATGATATGATCAGTGTGTTCTAGTGAACAGAAGATCCTGCTTAGTGTACATGAACAAATTAGTTGGGTATCATGTAATCCATCTCATTCTTCCAATAAGCATTTTGGGGAGAGATGATTGTCTCTTCTATGATATCTCTTCCCCCCAGATCCATTAAATATCAATTCTACATTAGAACTTATGATCATTGCTTTTCAGACAAGTCTTCTCACAAGTCACTCTCAGCAATGCTAAGAAAATATTGCCGAATCTTATTTTTTCCAGTTGACAGCCAAAGGATGATTATAAGTAATCGAGGCCCCAGCTTTGCTTCAAGCCTTTATTATGATAATAATTAAGATTGTTTTGTTTCttatgaaagttgaatggttctcatttaattCTGTTATGATCTAGTTCGTGCAATTGTGAGATCAATATGAACCCACGAGTctagttaggccgaaggcctgacatcgtaagaaaaaaaaaaaaaaaaaaaaaaaaaacaattaaggTTGTAAATCATGGTAGGTTAAGAGTGATGCAGTAAGCTGCATTGAGTTTGTGTTTTGATTTTGAAGGCAAGAGTAGGCTTAGGTTTGGGGGTTTAAAAGGACCCAAATGTTACTTGATGATATGGGAGGTGGAATGTGATTAATCAATTGCAAAAGATAAAGAGTTAAAGACTGACCACATCTTTTACAGAGTATGACAGCCACTATAGTGTAATCATGAGGGGTTTCATGTTGGATACCTTATTACAAGCAGCACTCAaagcatatatttttttttacttggcaATATACCTTGTTTTCTCATTACGCATGCCCATATTTCCTTCATGTAGAAGTCAACAAAAAATAACCTTTCCACCCTTGGGCCTACCCAaccccctctttttctctctctatctcttcccAACTCCAAGGGTCAAGCCCAAGCATCAAGCTTTTATCAGCTCAACTCAAACTTACAAAGCTATAATCCAATCGTTTAGCGTCAGCAAATCTCAATCTCAGATTCCCAATTCATGAACTGAGTTTTCCATCACCCATAGTGAAGAGAGAACCTCTTAATCCATGGAATCAATTGAACTGAGAAAGGATATTTCGAGCCTTCATAAATAAGGATTGGAGTTAATAATGACATTTCACTATTCCAACCTATAAGAGTTAACTCATAGTATCAATTCACcttggatgaagagattctttcttcaccTTAGGTGGCATCATTTATAGTTTGCTTCATTTCATTGACTACCTAAAAGTAATTGGGACTGAACCATAGTTTTAGAAATGAGACCAGAGAATGAAGCGGAAAGGGGTCTGGGAGAGAGGGGCAAAGAGTGCTCAATTTCACCATAAGTTCCACTGCACATTCGAGAAGTACAAGGAAATGTTTAAAAATGGAAATCAATAAACAAATAGAACATGTTGCTCCAAAAGAAGCATTTGGGAGTATTCCAAATCATGCAGTTGGGCTGAGATTGTGAATCAACACTCGGTGCCTATCAATGAAAACATCCATCAGTCTTCTGGAACAGATAATCTGCTGGTTGAATTGTTGAAAGAAACACTATTCAATGGTTATAAGCACCATATGGTGGGTATAAAGGCATATGGTTTCTTCAATTTTGCCAAATGCCAGTTATGGATATGGAAACTATAGGATGAATCTCCAATCAGGTAAATGCTTCTCGGAGTTTTGTGGGTAACTCGAGATCAGGTCCTAACTCGCCAAGTGGCAAAAAGTAGCTGTCCACCATGTCTTTAGATACTTGATTCAAACTTGGAGGGTCCCACTGCATATTTCCAACAGTTGGGTCATTAGTAAAATGATCTCCAAATTATTTCTGTTCATCATGTGTAAGAAGCAGCATGTACTGCTAATACCTTGGGTGCAAGGTCCTTGTCCACCAAGCGTGCTCGGACACCCTAAGAAATTACAGAAAAATAAGATGGGACATAATAAGAAACAACTTCAGCTGTTTTAATTGAATAATGAGCAAGAGGTTTATACCTCACAGAAATTATTGGGGGCCTCTCTGGAAATCCCTTGAATAGACATTCGATACTCACGAATTAGGCACTGATCATGAGTCTGGAATCTGCCTTCTTGTATCTAAACCAGTCGCTAACATTGGAACATGTTAAAAATCATGCTAATGGTTCAGAATGAAGACAAAAGATACAAGTAACAAGGGACTCACAGATCTTAAAGAGACTTTCAAGCTCAAAGGGGAGGCCTCCTTCAGTTTCTGGAGTGCCCAAGTACACCACTCATTGTTTGATCTGGTTGCCTCGCTTTCCTGAGAAAATTCAATTACTTGAAAAATAATCACAATGTACTTGAAAATTTTCTGAATGAGCTTTATTTGGAGACTAGCAATTTCTGTCCCCTCCAATTTAAGCCAGTCAAATGCAGACAATCCAGACCATGAGATACCTCTGGATTGGTCACTAGTCAGCTTTCATAATCCACCTCAACTACATGAACCAGCCATTCATCTATTGTTACATCTTGGGTGAAATTTATAATTACCAAGGGTGGCGTGGCTAACTTGTGGGTTCCCTTTGGGCTGCCAACTATGCTTCCACATTGATTTTCAATTGGACATCCATACAGATACATCATCCATGTGAGCAAATATGGTTACAGATAAAAGCATACCAGAATATGGATATTGTATTTtctacttgaaaaaaaaaagagtgcagATAGAGAGAGATTGCTCACAGGGGCAAAACATACATGTACCGCACTGGCAGGAGGAAAAAAATCATaactgtgtgtgtgtgaaatttACACTCCAATTCAAAGACATCAAGAGGCTTAGTGTTATTGAAGAGATATATGACAAAGATTAATAGAGGACGTTGGGATATGGGAGTACTAAAAAGAAACGCTGATCTCACATTGAAAGTGCAAGCATGGATGACCTCAACAATTAAACTTGACAATTGGCTCAAGttaaatcaacaaaaaatcaaattgaatcctgggaactctctctctctctctctctctctctctctctctctctctctctctctcttccaatttTAAGAAACAAGAAAGGTTATTCACAATTCAAGATGCAAATTAACTCAGTCTCACCAAGGCATCAATAATTTCTTCAACTGTATCATGGCCAAAACATTTATCAATTGTTTCAATCCTGAAAATAGAAGTATAGATATAACATCAgcagttttcaaaaattaaatcatcataaaaaagaaattgtgCAGAGCTAACAATGTCAATAAAATAGCATATATTCATGCGGTGCACATGTACGAGGTCACGACTTATTAATGAACATCACAAGTTCAAAGAAAACCATAAGGATCCGAAAAACATAACCTTTACAGGATCCATCAAGAACAGGTGGGGTTGGGGGAGGAGAGAtgatagagaaaagaatatAGAAGTGAAAGTTACACAGGTTTGAGCGGGGTTCATAGTGAGTATGCTCCCTTTCTTCATGAAGAAAACCAATAAAGAAGTCAAagagaaattagaaattaaaatacaaaatcatCATGTTAGATGGGAATTTTGGTCAAAGGGAAACTTGATGCAATAGAAATAAGGAAACATACACAGAGAAAGACAAACATCAAGCATGAATCAATGCACAAAAGGGTGAACAAAAGGAACGACTTGAGTCACAAAAATAAAGGACATTCTGGAGACTGGATATTCGTTAACAACTGGGACTATATACTATAGGTGTAATCCCTGACACCTCATCAAATCATGGTCAACCATTTGACTATTTACAAGATGCTGATTTGTAGATacatttaaaatacaaaaaaggaaaagagcaGAAAAGAAGTTCCATTATGAGTTCCCACACATTTCCTGGAACACCATAATCATTTCCATTACAACATTACAAAGAGTTCTGTTATAGGTCAGAATGTTACATTTAGGTGGAGTTCTATGAAACAACAAATCATGGAAGTACCTTtcagcgaaaaaaaaaaataaatatggaaGTATGAAACCATAAAAGGATGACTTAATACATCTGAAGAAAGAACAAATGAATAACCTGTGAAAAACACTCTTCTTGTCCGGATAGACAAGGTCACAGTAGTGCTCAAGAGAAGATTCTATTACAGAAGGATCATCCGTAACTAATGTACCAAGTCGCTCTTCAATCAAAGGAAGCCTCTGTTACAAAATAGCAAATTAGTTACATGGCCAAAAAAAGGCAGGCATTTAGCAATAAACATGAAAGAGAGACCAAAAGAACGAACTGCACTCAGTGAATAGTGTGTGGCAAGCCCACAAGCAAGCATTTCTGCCCCATTCAGTTTCTCTCCTGTTAGAGCCAAGTACTCCCCTGCAAAGATAGATAATAGATAAACATCACATTCAAAGAGAAATAACAAGAATCAGAGATTTGAAAGGCCATCTACTCAGACATTAGTTCCAAATTAGTCTCAATCAGGCTCAGAAATGTTAGagataccccaaggaacaggctcattgttgtatCTAAGGTCTCCCTCTGACTATCTTGTCTTAGGCTCCCTTGCTTTTCCCTGGCTAGCCCAGGGCTTTCTCCTTCTGGTTTGTAGCCTTCGGGCTCCTATCTCCCCCTCCCNNNNNNNNNNNNNNNNNNNNCTTTTTTCCTTTGTATAATTCCTCTTGCTTGGTAATGAATGTATtcattcatcccaaaaaaaaagaaaaaaaagaatcagaGAACATGAATAATTGTTACAGTGACAATAGATAGAGATAAACAAATGATATAATGGATCATATCCCATGATCTCAATTGTCGCATCTGCTATAGGCAGCTAAACTTTATCTTTACACAAAAACCACAACAAATAAACCAAATTCAAGAAATAGAACTTTCTGATGTATATCTAGAAAAGGTAGCAGCTGAACTTGATTTTACACGGAAACTAAAACAAATAGAGGCAATACAA
This window encodes:
- the LOC122081380 gene encoding VAN3-binding protein-like, coding for MESGRYLSWKNTSMGLNGLENVKEDEELDIQVLSSIPPPQTPKEPMEFLSRSWSISASEISKALAHKQECRFLDKNPYTVSIPETIMESHYMWGIVNPVNGRRIPLVGKWFHSMESNTNKKKEKARIENARIHAALSVAGVAAALAAVAAAENSNGKSSKVTAAVASATELLASHCIEIAELTGADHDRVASVIRSAVDVRTPGDLMTLTAAAATALRGAAALKTRVSKEVRNHAAISPHDRGASPTCSSTACQNEMEIQNSPCKGELLQQTRKGVLRWMQVTIYLNKNSQVMAKLKSKHVGGAFCKRDKCTVYSVCDEISAWPTMKEKEGVEGDCFGLRTAQGLLEFRCKSKVQKQKWVDGIRSLLHQAGCIKETDNLHGIVKY
- the LOC122080910 gene encoding 3-hydroxyisobutyryl-CoA hydrolase-like protein 1, mitochondrial produces the protein MQIFKGLVLKRSHGIRRFLPQYRNLCSHSINPDDNEELQNQVLVEGKGHSRTAILNRPSALNALTASMGVRLKKLYESWEGNPDIGFVVMKGSGRAFCAGGDVVTLYRLRNEGKMEDCKEFFRELYSFMYLVGTYLKPHVAILNGVTMGGGAGVSIPGTFRVATEKTVFATPETLIGFHPDAGASFYLSHLPGHIGEYLALTGEKLNGAEMLACGLATHYSLSARLPLIEERLGTLVTDDPSVIESSLEHYCDLVYPDKKSVFHRIETIDKCFGHDTVEEIIDALESEATRSNNEWCTWALQKLKEASPLSLKVSLRSIQEGRFQTHDQCLIREYRMSIQGISREAPNNFCEGVRARLVDKDLAPKWDPPSLNQVSKDMVDSYFLPLGELGPDLELPTKLREAFT